Proteins co-encoded in one Juglans regia cultivar Chandler chromosome 16, Walnut 2.0, whole genome shotgun sequence genomic window:
- the LOC108993835 gene encoding probable pectinesterase/pectinesterase inhibitor 35 — protein sequence MIKYRMTVFHAQRGNILVIIPLAVFLIFTEFLFLVGSVESLPTVLPSLPTHFSKIPGASPRADIFSGCRRTPYRAACESMLSSKLISAPPQTLGDLFHHSVQFSIGKANSARALAYNLSHSFETSHILLNGGMNDCLELLDDSLDQLANVVNHQRKPSPSSTDDVQTWLSAALTNQVTCLKSLENYRFKIGKGVMDATVRDLSHFISNSLNLYVSSNQNYHEAKKSSISSTGGHRRLMSDGFPSWVSAAERRLLRASIGEIEASAVVAKDGSGTHETIGEALALAASLAVGGYGRTVVHVKAGTYHENLNIRTDQNNLMLVGDGKGQTVIVGDRSNDGGWTTFRSATFAAMGDGFIARDITFVNSAGPAKHQAVALRIGSDKSVIFRCSILGYQDTLYTYSKRQFYRETDIYGTIDFIFGNSAVVFQNCNIYVRKPLPGQDNFITAQGRNSPDENTGISIHNCKIAAASDLKPVQSKVATYLGRPWFKHSRTVIMQSYLDGLIHPAGWAPWPGSSAFGKLYYGEYKNKGPGASISGRVKWPGYHASLTSADAQSFTVAGFIAGHLWLPSTGVSFDSGLFG from the exons ATGATCAAGTACAGAATGACAGTCTTCCATGCACAGCGAGggaatatattagtaataattccACTAGCTGTGTTCTTAATATTCACTGAATTTTTATTCCTTGTTGGTTCCGTAGAATCTCTACCAACAGTACTACCTTCCCTGCCAACCCATTTCTCCAAAATCCCTGGAGCATCACCAAGAGCAGATATCTTTTCAGGTTGCAGGCGCACCCCCTACAGAGCAGCTTGCGAATCCATGCTTTCATCAAAGCTAATTAGTGCTCCCCCTCAAACGCTTGGAGATCTCTTCCACCACTCGGTCCAGTTTAGCATCGGCAAAGCTAACTCGGCTCGAGCCCTGGCGTACAACCTCAGTCATTCTTTTGAAACTTCCCATATCCTCTTAAATGGTGGCATGAACGACTGCCTCGAGCTGCTCGATGACAGTCTGGACCAGCTCGCGAATGTTGTCAACCACCAGAGAAAGCCCAGCCCAAGCAGTACGGACGACGTCCAAACATGGCTCAGTGCTGCACTTACAAATCAGGTGACCTGTCTCAAAAGCCTTGAGAATTACAGATTTAAGATAGGCAAAGGTGTAATGGATGCCACGGTTAGAGATCTGAGCCACTTCATCAGCAATTCCCTGAACCTTTACGTGTCTAGCAACCAAAATTATCACGAGGCTAAAAAATCAAGCATAAGTAGTACTGGAGGCCATCGAAGGTTGATGTCGGATGGTTTTCCGTCGTGGGTGTCGGCGGCAGAACGGAGACTTTTACGAGCTTCTATAGGAGAGATAGAGGCAAGTGCAGTGGTGGCTAAGGACGGAAGCGGGACTCACGAGACGATAGGGGAGGCACTCGCGCTGGCGGCCTCCTTGGCTGTTGGTGGTTATGGTAGGACTGTAGTTCACGTTAAAGCTGGGACATATCACGAAAACCTTAACATTCGCACTGACCAAAATAACCTAATGTTAGTTGGGGATGGAAAGGGACAAACAGTCATTGTTGGTGATCGGAGCAACGACGGTGGCTGGACAACTTTCCGGTCTGCTACTTTTG CCGCCATGGGCGATGGGTTCATTGCCAGAGACATCACATTTGTGAACAGTGCGGGGCCAGCCAAGCACCAAGCCGTTGCCCTACGTATTGGATCCGACAAGTCCGTAATCTTCCGATGCTCCATCCTCGGCTACCAAGACACACTCTACACCTATTCTAAACGACAGTTCTACAGAGAAACCGATATTTACGGAACCATAGATTTCATATTCGGGAACTCAGCAGTAGTTTTCCAAAACTGCAACATATACGTGAGGAAACCTTTGCCTGGTCAGGACAACTTTATTACAGCGCAAGGTCGGAACAGCCCAGATGAAAATACCGGCATTTCTATTCACAATTGTAAGATAGCAGCTGCATCCGACCTAAAACCTGTGCAATCTAAGGTTGCTACGTATCTTGGAAGACCATGGTTTAAGCATTCTCGGACGGTAATCATGCAGTCGTATCTGGATGGCTTAATCCACCCAGCAGGATGGGCACCGTGGCCCGGATCTTCTGCCTTTGGAAAACTCTATTATGGGGAATACAAGAACAAAGGGCCTGGAGCCTCCATTTCCGGTAGGGTAAAGTGGCCAGGTTATCATGCCTCCCTCACGTCGGCTGATGCGCAAAGTTTCACAGTGGCTGGTTTTATTGCTGGACATCTCTGGCTGCCCTCCACTGGGGTGTCTTTTGATTCAGGACTTTTTGGATGA